The Cylindrospermum stagnale PCC 7417 genome segment AAACCATATTTGGATTTACAAATATGTTCATCAAAGCAGGTGCAATATGAAACTACAAGATTTTCTGGGAACAACTAATAAATGGGGCTTTGAGGCGATCGCTGAAGACGCAGATTTATCTCGTCAGATTCAGATACTGTTAATTGGTTTAAATTTGCTGGAACCTCCAGCCGATGCTAAATTTGGCCCTGTTTCTGTGGCATCTCTCAAGAAATTTCAAGCATTAACAAAAACTGGAGAGACTGACTTTATCGGAGCAGTCACAGCCAAAAAACTGATTGAAACCAAACCAGAAGACTTACCAAAACCCCCCTTAAAACTAGGTAACGACATTGCCAGCAGGATTTTGAAGTATATGCTGGCAGAAAAGTATCAAGTATTCACTAATCCTAAAGAATACAATATTGTTTACGTAGAAGGAATAGATGGGGACTGGACTCTTAACAGTGATACACCCAATCAATTTAATGATCAAAGGATTGTCATTGAAGTAGTAGATGGTACTCCCAAAATGGTGAATAGCTGGCAAGCGACTACGGAACCAGGCAGGTACTACACTTACAATCCGATGAATCCCAAAGGCGCTGCTAGGATTCAGTTTGGGCAATACAAAGCTTGGGCTGTTGGCACCCACGGCACCG includes the following:
- a CDS encoding peptidoglycan-binding domain-containing protein — encoded protein: MKLQDFLGTTNKWGFEAIAEDADLSRQIQILLIGLNLLEPPADAKFGPVSVASLKKFQALTKTGETDFIGAVTAKKLIETKPEDLPKPPLKLGNDIASRILKYMLAEKYQVFTNPKEYNIVYVEGIDGDWTLNSDTPNQFNDQRIVIEVVDGTPKMVNSWQATTEPGRYYTYNPMNPKGAARIQFGQYKAWAVGTHGTAEPHEALVQVGEITVCRDFNKDFKRTGDKLDKGDNFYVNQHYGFDFPQNDIRLASAGCLVGRRREGHREFMAIIKQDRRYLANRNYVFYTTIIPGDDLLKKFPK